A window of the bacterium genome harbors these coding sequences:
- a CDS encoding NUDIX domain-containing protein encodes MGVMRSRVMVVPRTALFPEGSFQGFLPAGGIDYERRVLGAAGFRERARAEISEDCKQPIGYALLVRPRVKTVFAYRRSSRDRDYPERRLQGKWSWGLGGHIEESDSPEANPIRASMLREIFEEVGLKAVREPLILGYINDDSDPVGRVHFGLLYLAEAGETGTLSLSPELAEGGFYPLEELERIAADPDAEVEPWSRLSLPLLHKFRGG; translated from the coding sequence ATGGGCGTAATGCGGAGCAGGGTCATGGTCGTCCCCCGAACCGCGCTCTTCCCGGAAGGATCCTTTCAGGGCTTCCTCCCCGCGGGCGGAATCGATTACGAACGACGGGTGCTGGGCGCCGCCGGATTCCGGGAACGGGCACGCGCCGAAATCTCCGAAGACTGCAAACAGCCGATCGGCTACGCCCTTCTCGTCCGCCCCCGGGTTAAAACGGTATTCGCCTATCGGCGTTCTTCCCGGGACCGCGATTACCCCGAACGGCGGCTCCAGGGCAAATGGTCGTGGGGCCTGGGGGGCCATATCGAGGAAAGCGATTCCCCGGAAGCGAACCCGATCCGGGCGAGCATGCTCAGGGAAATCTTCGAGGAAGTCGGCTTGAAAGCGGTCCGGGAACCGCTGATCCTCGGCTATATCAACGACGATTCCGACCCGGTGGGGAGAGTCCACTTCGGGCTCCTCTACCTGGCGGAAGCCGGGGAGACCGGGACCCTCTCTCTCTCTCCGGAACTGGCCGAGGGAGGATTTTATCCTCTGGAGGAGCTCGAACGGATCGCCGCCGACCCCGACGCGGAAGTCGAACCGTGGTCCCGGCTCTCCCTCCCCCTCCTCCACAAGTTCCGCGGCGGGTGA